The genomic DNA GGCGGATGATCCGGTTTTGATCCTGTTGGATGGTCGCTACGATGCTGTGCATCTTTTGATCTTTTCCTCTTCCCAAGACCTGCTGAAGGATCTCATCACCGATGGTGAGACTGGTGTCGAAAAGGGATTCTAGTACTCCCTCACGGATGAGGTACTGCCACTTCCCGTTCAATTCTCCCTTGATGACCCCACCGGGTGTATCATAAGCAGCTGGCCCAGGCTGATCATCATAATAGACGCTTGAGATCGGCGCCCTCCAATCATAGATCAGGAAATTCTCACCGGTTTCGTCAGTGAGGGACGATACGCCGATATAGACCTTTTCCTCTGATTCATTTCCGTCCTCTGTGAAATCGATCCGTCCGAAGTATGGAATTCTTTTCATTCTCTCGAGAGTGGCTAGTCGCTTAGAAGCGTGCCTATGGCTGCTCTGACTGGAGGACAAGGCCTGAGCCTCCTGGCGAAGACCGATGATCGTCTCCAAATAGTCATCGAAGCTGTCCGTATTCACTTTGACTTCATCCCAGAAATGTTTGCGCGTGTGAATCACTTCCTGTTTACGCCTGGAGGTTTCTTCTTTCAATTTTTCAATTTCACCGTTTATCTCCTCCAGCACATGATCGACACGGCGTTGCTCTTTTTTGTACTCGGCATTCATAGCATTCACTCCTCGGAATCGTTTAGATAAGGGTTGACACGAATCGTGTTTGCACTGTATAATTATAATAAGGATAACTAATACCTAAATTAATTAACAGCGCATATCTATCTAACTTTATCACATAATCGATTAGGTGACAATATAAAAAAGAGTGACGTTCATGAAAATGGACGTCACTCTTTTTTTAGTTTTCTTTGTAGGCAGGATCGGTCACGATGATCTCCACCCTGCGGTTCTTCTGCATATGGGCATCGGAATCATTCGGTTCCACAGGCATGGTATCTCCGTAGCCGATGGCGATGAACCGCTCAGGATCCAGTCCATTTTCGTTCACCAGGTACCGGATGACACTGCTGGCCCTGGCGGTTGAAAGTTCCCAGTTCGATGGATAGCGATAGGTGGAGATGGGGCGATTATCAGTATGTCCTTCCACGTCCACCTTGTTCGGCAGTTCTTCAAGAAGCCCTGCGACCATATCGAGGAAAGGAAAGGCAGAGTCAAGGACTTCGGCATCCCCTGTTTCAAAAAGGGCCTGCTCTTGAAGAACGAGGACGACACCCCTGTCCGTCCGTTCAGCCTTGATGCCATCTTCCATATCATGTTCCTTCAGATAGGCCTTCACATTTTTCAAGACCACATCTAGATCACTTGTACTTCCATCCGGAATGATGGACGCACCCTGAAATGAATCGACGATGGATTCGAACTTTCCCTTATCGATCTGCGACATGGAGAAAAGCAGGATGAAAAATACGAGGATCAGGGTGACCATATCCGAAAATGTGACCATCCAGGCAGGAGTCCGGGGAGATTCTTCTTCCTTACTCCTACGCCTCATCAACGGAATCACGTTCCTTCAATCGATATGTAGTCAATTCTTCTCCTGATAGGAAGACCGTCAGCTTCTCTTCAAGGACCCTCGGGTTTTGCCCTGATTGGAGACCCATCACGGCCTCGATGACGATCTGCTTCATGAACACTTCCTTTTCAGTCTTCATGGCAAGCTTCGATGCCATGGGGATGAAGACCAGGTTGGCCAACAGCGTCCCATACAGGGTCGTCAGCAGGGCAACGGCCATATTGGGTCCGAGGGATGACGGGTCGCTGAGGTTCTGGAGCATGAGGACAAGTCCGATCAGAGTTCCGATCATCCCCCATGCAGGAGCATACTCCCCTGCTTTATCTAGCAGTCTCTTATTCTTGCGATGACGCTCTTCAAGGGCAATGATCTCGGTATTCAGGATATCTGTGATGACATCCGATTCGATTCCATCCACGGCAAGGAGGACTCCCTTCCTGATGAACGGATCCTTGATTTCTTCGACCTCTGTTTCCAAGGAAAGAAGCCCTTCCCTCCTCGCTTTGTCTGAAAGGGACACAAATGTGGAAATCAAGTCTTGTGTATCATGTTCCTGTACCTTGAACGACTCTCCCATCACTCTTCCCAGCTGCTTCAATTCACTGAAGGAAAAGCTGACCAGCATGGCTCCGATCAAGCCGCCGATGACCACCAGGATGGATGGAATATTGATAAAGGATGCAAAACTATCGGGACCTGCATTGGTAAGGATGGCGACACCGACGAATACAATCCCCAAGACGACGCCTAAAGGTGTAAGCATATCAAGCTTCTTCATCATGACTCTCCCTGCAAAAAAAATAAAATCCTGCCTTCCGGTCAAAAGAGGACGGAAGGCAGGATCAGCCTTCCAGACCTATCTAACCAGTTTACAGCATTATTTGGTTGAATTACGGTATTCGATGCGATGAGGAAGCACAACGGCTGCTTCATCGACCGTTTCCTTGTTCATGTACTTCGTCAAGAGTCTCATGGCCACGGCACCTATATCATAAAGCGGCTGCACGACGGACGTGAGCTGCGGACGTACCATGAGGGCAAGTCGTGTATTATCGAACGAGATGATTTCCACTTCATCCGGAATGGAAACACCGGCATCCTGCGCGCCGTGTACGACACCGAGGGCCGTTTCATCATTCCCTACGAAGACGGCAGTCGGCTTGTCCGATAGCTCAGAGAACTTCTGCCATGCTTCAAGTCCTGAATCATACGTGTATTCCCCTTCGATGACCAATTCATCATTGTATTCGATTCCTGCTTGCGCAAGGGCTTCACGGTATCCTTCAAGCTTGAACTTCATATTGATCGTGTCATGGAACGGACCGCTTACGAATCCGATGCGTTCATGCCCCTTATCGAGGAGATCCTTCACGGCATCGTAAGTCGCCGCTTTGTAGTCGATGTTGACGGAAGGGACTTTATTTGTCTCTTCAACCGCTCCAGCAAGGACGATCGGCACTGGTGAACGCTCGAATTCCTGTACATGTTCTTCGGATATATGTCCACCGAGGAACAGGATGCCGTCCACTTGTTTCCCGAGCAGCGTATTGAGGAGATGAAGCTCCTTCTCTGCATTCTGATCAGAGTTGCTCAAGATGATGTTGTACTTGTACATGGTGGCGATGTCTTCGATCCCACGGGCAAGCTCCGCGTAGAAGATGTTGGAGATATCAGGGATGATGACTCCGACAGTCGTCGTCTTCTTGCTCGCAAGACCACGTGCAACCGCATTCGGACGGTAGCCGAGTCGATCGATGACCTCAAGTACCTTCTTCCTTGTTGCAGGCTTTACGTTGGGATTTCCGTTGACCACACGTGAAACCGTGGCCATTGATACATTTGCTTCTCTTGCTACGTCATATATTGTCACGTTCATTGCAAACACGCTCCTTTACTCATAACCATTTACCTTATTTTACACCAAATAAACCTGGAGAGCGATTACAGGACTTTGTTACATTATGCACAAGTTAGCATCCACTCATAAGTTCGATTAGTGTATACAGTATATTTATCTGCAATCACGTACATAATCATACGATAGTATATTTATTCCTGCAATGACTCTGCATCAATTCGTGAAAAAAATTCCATGAAAACGGAAGAAACGGACCCTCAAAAGGAGGATCCGTCCATTTCTTCCTTGATTATACTGTGATTGTTCTTCCTTTGAATACCTCATTGTAGAATGTATCGAATTGATCGAGATCCATCTGCTGGGCAGAATCGGACAGGGCGACCGCCGGGTCAGGATGCACTTCTGCCATGACACCGTCTGCGCCGATGGCAAGGGCCGCCTTTGCTGTCGGGAGAAGGAGATCCCTGCGTCCTGTAGAGTGGGTCACGTCTACGAATACCGGAAGATGCGTTTCCTGCTTCAGGATCGGCACCGCGGAGATATCAAGGGTGTTACGGGTTGCTTTCTCGTACGTCCTGATTCCACGCTCACATAGGATGATGTCTCCATTCCCTTGTGAAATGATGTACTCAGCCGCATTGATGAATTCTTCGATTGTTGCCGAAAGACCGCGTTTCAATAGGACCGGCTTCTTAACAGCCCCTGCTGCTTTCAAAAGTTCGAAGTTCTGCATATTGCGGGCACCGATCTGGATGACGTCGATGTATTCGACAGCCTGCTCGATATCAGCCGGATTGACGATTTCACTGATGACCGCCAAGCCGTACTCATCGGCAACCCTCTTCAAAATCTTCAAGCCTTCCATTCCAAGTCCCTGGAAGTCATAAGGGGACGTACGCGGTTTGAATGCTCCCCCGCGGAGAAGCTTCAGGCCTTTTGCTTTGACGGCTTTCGCCACCTCTGCCACCTGCTCGTAAGATTCCACGGCACATGGACCGAATACGAAGTGAGGATTTCCATCTCCGATGGCTTCTCCGTTGATATTCACGATGGTATCTTCCGGTTTCTTTTTACGGGAAACAAGAAGGGCCTTCGAATGGTCATCCTTCTGCAGTTCTAATCCTGCTTTGAATATTTCCTTGAAAATATGTTCAACAGTCGAGTCTTTCAACGGACCGTCATTGTTTTCTTTGATCAGGTTCAACATTCCCCGTTCACGAACAGGATCAAAGCGGTATACTCCTTGTGTCTCCTTGACACGCCCGATTTCTTGAACGAGCTTGGCCCGCTCATTGATGATGTCCAGTAGTTTCAGATTCAGTTCGTCGACTTGATTCCTTAATTGATCGAGCTCTTGATTACTCACAATACAGCACCCTTTCTTTTTTTCCTGTTCATACGTAAAACCTGTTATAGTTTTAAGGAAGTATGATACATTTTTGATGTTGAAACTTATTATAATAGAACATATCTCAAATGTCACGAAGAAATTCTTTTTTGATTAAACGCTTTTAAGCGTTAAAGTATTTAAGTATACTATGAGACTGGGCTAAAGCAGGTGAATGAATGGTGAAAAAAAATCAAAAAATCTTTGCACTGGACATCGGTACACGCTCAGTGGTGGGCATCATCATGGAAGAAATGGATGACCATTTTCAGGTGAGTGATATTTTAATAGAGGAGCATCGGGAACGGGCCATGCTGGACGGACAGATCCACGATGTACCTGCAGTAGCTGCCGTCATTACATCGATCAAGAGCCGTCTCGAAGATGCACACGGCCCTCTGAGGAAAGTATGCGTCGCGGCTGCCGGAAGGGCCCTGAGAACCGAAACGGCCTCCATCACCTCTTCCATCAAAGGCAAGCCGCTCCTAAAGAAAGACGATGTGCTCCATCTTGAATTCGGTGCTGTCCAAGAGGCGCAGGCGAAAGCTGCCGGCGATGATGCAGGTCATCACTATTATTGCGTGGGGTACTCCGTGCTCTACTACCGCCTGGACGGAGAAGAGATCGGGAGCCTCATCGACCAACAGGGCGATGAAGCGAGCGTGGAGATCATTGCCACCTTCCTTCCGCGGGTCGTCGTGGATTCACTGCTTGCTGCACTTCAACGGTCCGGACTTGAATTGGAAGCCCTCACCCTTGAACCGATCGCTGCCATCAACGTTTTGATCCCCCAGTCCATGCGAAGGTTGAATGTCGCCCTCGTCGATGTGGGGGCCGGTACGTCGGATGTCGCCCTGACGAACCACGGAACGGTCACAGCGTATGGGATGGTGCCGACAGCCGGGGATGAAATCACGGAAGCACTCAGCAGGGAACTGCTCCTCGACTTCCCCCTTGCGGAAAAAGCGAAGCGGCAGCTCCATGATTCTCCTTCCATCGAAGTGACGGATATCCTCGGGTTTGAAACCGTCATTCCGTCCGATGAGGTACTCCGTCGCATCGGAGCATCCATAGAGCGCCTGGCAAAAGAAATCTCGGACGAAATCCTCCGTTTGAACAACATGAAGGCACCGCAGGCCGTGATGCTCGTCGGCGGTGGCAGTCTGACACCGGGTCTTCCCACCAAGCTTGCCTCTGTCCTCGGCCTGCCTGAGAACCGTGCAGCGGTCAGGGGAGTGGAAGCGATCCAGCGTGTGAAGCTTCAAGGTCATATGTTGAAAGGTCCAGAACTGGTCACGCCGATCGGTATTGCCATCGCCGCAAGAGAGACTCCCGTTCAATATGTGACGGTGGATGTGAACGGGCATGCCGTTCGGATGTTCGAAGTTAAGAATCTGACGGTGGGAGACTGCATCCTCTCTGCCGGAGTCAAAGTCCAGGAACTGCACGGCAAGCCAGGCAAGGCCATTTCCGTCACGGTCAACGGTCAGACACTATCCCTACCTGGAAGTCCCGGGGAACCCCCTTCCCTGTTCAAAAACGATCAGGCCTGTTCGTTTGACGAGGGGGTCGGGAATCAGGACCGTCTCCTCGTCGAAAAGGGAAGGGATGGCGACGAACCCGTCGTGACCATAGGGGAACTCATGGATGAGGGTTCTGGGAAGCGGGTCTATCTACAGGAACGGGAACTCATCCTGGAACCGGATATCATGCTAAACGGAGTTCCTTCCGGGAAAGAGACCGTGCTGAAAGATGGGGACATCGTCGACATCACCTTTATCGAAACGATCGCTGACGCCCTGTCACAGCTCGGCTACCATGATTGGATTTCCTCCTTGAGGCCTTTCCATCTCTCCTTGAACGGAAAAGAGACGTATTTCCCCGCTTTTAACGGGAAGATGTTACGTAACGGACAGGAAGTGAAACCGACTGCCATGGTCCACCATCTGGATCGCCTCACTTTCGAGGCTCCAGCACAACCGACCCTCGGACTCCTCCTGAACAAAAAGAAGATGCTGCTTACGAAGTCGATTACCATCTCCTTCAACGGGGAAGATGTAACACTTGAAAAAGTCTTCACCACCGTCAAAAGGAACGGGGCTGAGTTATCCGGGAAAGACCTGGTATTCTCAGGGGATGAGCTTACGGTCCAAGAGTCGGAAGAATCACCATTCATTTTCCAGGACGTGTTTAATTTCGTGGAAATCGACATGCCGAAAAACACCAGGGGGAGCTTCCTCCTCTTGAGAAACAAACTGGAAACAACCTTCTTCGACGAAATCCGGGACGGCGACCTTCTAGAGATCGTCTGGCCTGAGATTAAAGTCAGATAGTAAATACGGCCAAATAAAACGCCGCGAACCCCATTACAGGGGTTCGCGGCGTTTTGATCTTCATGAGGTATATTCCGTCATGAACCGATTTTACCAGGAACGGGGCTTGGACGATCAACAGGATGAATCGATTCTTGATCAGAAGAGGCCGTTGGAGCCCCTTCATCCTCCTTGATTTCTTCCCCTGCTTCCTTCACCTTCATGCCGATTTCCTGGAGGTCCTCAGCGGCGTCCTTGGTCGATGCGATGAGCTCCGAAGACTGCTCCTTCACTGGTTCAATAATGTCATCACTGACTCTTTCGTAGAGGGATTGGGCATCATTGATGGCATCCTTCAGGACAGCAGAAGCCGATTTCAAACGTCCCTGCCAATCATTCATCACCCCGGAAGGATCCTCCCGGACACGATCCACCATGCCCATGGTGGAATCCTTCCATGACGTCGTCTTCGTCGCCACCCTCCGTCGGGTGCCAGAGTCAAGCATGGCAATGGCTCCGCCTACTGCAGCGCCGAGCATGATGCCTTTCATCAACTTTCCACTTCTCGAACGGGTTCTCGTTGAATTCATTGGATTGTGTTCCTCCTTGAATTATCGTTATATAAACCCTTTCCCTTTCGACAAGAAAGTAAACCCTGGCACAAGCTCGTCAGTCAGGGGGAAAACAAAAAAGCCCTCTCAGGCTTTTTTGTGGATGCAGATTATAGTTTATCAAGTTCTGTTTCTGTAATGTTCCAGTGGGAAGCATTCCATCCCGGTTTCCCGTCGATGAAAAGGAAGGCCTGAGGAGACTCATGCTTGATACCGAACTTCTCCGCGATATGATTGGATAGTTCCTTTGATTCCTGAACAGCGAGGTAGTAGCCCTCTTCTTCCCCGTGTTTGTTTAAAAACGACTGGTACTCATTGAACGCATTGCCGCTGATCGGACATGTCAGGCTGTGCTTCATGAAGAAAAAGCGGGGCTGACTCTCTGCGAGGTTTTCGAATTCTTGTACGGTTTCAATTTTTTTCATTATCCAACTTCCTTTCAGCATAATAAAAACGGTGAAGTCATCATATCACTTCACCGTTCCTTCAATCAATGATCACGCGTTAGCGAAATCAGTTGTTGTATGTTTTTTCTGTTTCATCAAAGGCTTTTTTCGTTTCTTCAAGCTTTTGATTCACATCGCCCGTTTCTGCAGGTACTTCTTCCTCACCTTCAGCACTTCCGGAACGGTATGATTTGATTTTACCGACTACTTGGTTGGACTGCTCTTGAACCGTCTTTGTCAAAGAAGAAGATTTCTCTTTGGCAGCTGCAGCCAATTCATTGCTTTTTTCAACGGCCGTGTCTTTCCACTGGCTAGTCTTTTCTTTCCAGTTGCCTGCCTGTTCGTTGATATCGCTGCGAAGATCTTTACCGGATTTTGGAGCGACCAGAAGAGCGGTTGCAGCCCCGACGATACCGCCGATCAACGTGCCGATGATGAAATCTTTTGAGTTGATGTTGCTGTCATTGGTTTGATTTGGATTTTGCTGATTGTACTGCTGTGTCATAATGTTCATTCCCCTCTCAATTATAAGATCTGGCTCTTTTTATCATTTTTTCCCTTGCGCCGATGTCATCGGTTGCAGGTACGGGAGGTTGTTCAACAGCCTTCCGTTCTTTCCACTTGCCCCGAAGTTCCATCAGCGTATTGCCCCACTGAACCACCTGGGAAATCCTGCCTTGATTACGTTCGAGTTCAGACGAGATGTTTGTGCTGACCTTCTTCACAGACGTATTCAGGTTCTGGATCGAATGTCCGACATCCCTCACTGCATAAACGACCGTATTCAAGTCTTCGGATTTCTTTTGGATGTCCTCTGCAAGAAGATTCGTTTTATGTAGCAATTCAGTAGACTCTTTCGTGATTCCCTGCAGCTGCCCTTCCAGGCCGTTCAGGGTCGTCGAAACGCTGTCGAGCGTCGTCCCGAGGGACTTCAATGTCTTCATGAGGCTGATCACGAGGACGAAGAATGCCACCGCGATAACTGCGACACTAAGATAAAGAATGATTTCCATCTGCTACACCTCCATGTATAGAAATTCTTTACCCTCATATGAATTCATTAAACATTATACTAGTATTTCTTCCTTTTCTCTCATAATTCCTCTTTTTACTTTCAAAAAAATATCTGTATATTCAAAACGGCAGATGACGCATGGTTGCTGCATTTAGGGTAAAATAGAAGGGAATACATAAAGAGGGGGAAACACAATGAAAGATCCACGAATTCAAAAATTGGCAAAGAACCTGATCAATTACTCCGTCCAACTCCAACCCGGCGAAAAAGTGCTGATCGAGAACTTCGGACTGCAGCGCGAACTCGTCACCGCCCTTGTAAAGGAAGCCTATGAAGCAGGCGGGTACCCGTTCGTCACCCTCAAGGACGCAGCTGTCGACCGCTCCCTCCTCATGGGTGCACAAGAAGAACAATATGAGATGATGGCCGACTTCGAAGCACGGAAGATGGACCAGATGGACGCCTACATCGGTTTGCGCTCTGGAGATAACATCAACGAGCAATCCGATGTGCCGGACGATAAGATGAGGATCCATGGCAACACGATCGGCAAAAAGGTCCACAGGGAGATCCGAGTACCGAAGAAAAAATGGGTTGTGCTCCGCTATCCGACTTCATCCATGGCACAGCTAGCCAAAATGAGCACCGAGGCATTCGAAGACTTCTACTTTGATGTATGCAACCTCGATTACAGCAAGATGGATGCGGCCATGGACAGCCTCGCCGATCTCATGAACAGGACGGATCGCGTGCGCCTGACAGGGGAAGGCACGGACCTGACGTTTTCCATCAAGGATATACCAGCGGTCAAATGCGCCGGCCGGTTGAATATACCTGACGGGGAAGTATACAGTGCCCCGGTGAAGGACTCGGTCAACGGTGTGATTTCCTACAACACGCCGTCGCCTTATAACGGCTTTACATTCGAAAACGTCAAGCTTACGTTCAAGGGTGGGAAGATCGTAGAAGCGGAAGCGAATGATTCAGACCGGATCAACAAGATCTTCGATACGGATGAAGGAGCACGCTATGTGGGTGAATTCGCCATCGGTGTCAATCCGTTCATCCAGCATCCGATGCAGGACATCCTGTTTGACGAGAAGATCGACGGCAGCTTCCATTTCACCCCTGGTGAATGCTATGAAGATGCTTATAATGGCAACCATTCCAATATCCATTGGGATATGGTCATGATCCAGCGCCCTGAATATGGTGGCGGGGAGATCTACTTCGATGATGTCCTTATCAGGAAAGATGGACGGTTCGTCATCCCCGAACTTGAAGGATTGAATCCCGAAAACCTGAAATGAGCATAGGAAAAGCCATCCGCGATTATTCGCGGATGGCTTTTTAATGTATGCAGAATTATTCTGCCACCTGTTCGTTCAGAACGGATTCATAGGACTGCTGGAATTTCTGGATGTCCCCTGCGCCCATGAAGATCAGCACGCTGTCTTCATGATGAAGAAGAGCGGTTGTATCACGTTCATCGATGATTTCACATCCATCGATTTTGGTTTCAAGATCATGGATGGAAAGCTTTCCGTGATTTTCCCTGGCAGAGCCGAAGATTTCGCACAGATACACTTTATCGGCAAGCTGAAGGCTTTCAGCGAACTCTGAAAGGAATGTCTGCGTCCTTGTGAACGTATGCGGCTGGAAGACAGCGACAATGTCCTTGTTCGGGTACTTTTGGCGGGCCGAATCAAGGGTGGCTGTGATCTCGGTCGGATGGTGGGCATAATCATCCACAAGGATCTGTCCGCCTACCTTCTTCTCAGAGAAACGGCGTTTGACGCCTTCGAAAGTTTGAAGTCTTTCCTGTACGATAGCCGTATCAAGCTCCTCGTAATGACAAAGGGCAATGACAGACAGGGCGTTCAGGATGTTGTGATCTCCGTAAGTCGGGATCTTGAATGACGCATAGAATTCATTGCGTACGAACACATCGAATGATGTTCCGTTCTCATCATGGGCTACATTGCGTGCCTGGAAGTCATTCTCCTCGGCAAATCCGTAAAATACAACGGGAACCCTTGCCTGGATCTTTTGAAGCTGTTCATCATCCCCACATGCAATGATCCCTTTCTTCACCTGCATGGCCATTTCCTGGAATGCAGAAAATACATCATCGATATTGGCGAAGTAATCAGGATGATCGAAGTCGATATTCGTCATGATGGCATAGTCAGGGTAGTATGAAAGGAAATGACGTCGGTATTCACATGCTTCGAATACGAAGTAGTTCGCATCCACTTCTCCTTTACCCGTTCCATCACCGATCAGGTAGGAAGTCGGCTTCGCCCCTCTGATCACGTGTGCGAGGAGACCTGTCGTGGATGTCTTCCCGTGTGCTCCCGTGACGGCTACGCTTGTGAATTCCTGCATGAAGTCACCGAGGAATTTATGGTAACGCGTCACAGGCAGGCCAAGTTCTTTGGCTGCCACGATTTCCTCATGTGTGTCGGGGAATGCATTTCCGGCGATCACATGCATATCTCCGCCGATGTTTTCCTTTTGGAAAGGAAGGATTTTGATGTTTGCATCATCCAACGCTTTTTGGGTGAAAAAGTATTTTTCTACATCGGAACCCTGGACCTGATAATCCATATCATGAAGGATCTGGGCTAATGCGCTCATGCCCGAACCTTTGATTCCTACGAAATGATATATCGTCATAATAGAACCTCCAACAATCGTCTATCTTAAAAACATTATATGAAATCATGATTTTTTTGCCATTAAGGACCAATGGTGAACACTGTCAACTTGAAACATTATACCACCTTTTAAAAACTGTGACCATGAAGAAGGAAATTTTCAGTCAGTTAGAATGAATTCCGGCGCTTCTTCTTTCAGGAATGCCCTCCATAAACCACCATTTTCTTGATACCTTTGACCGTATCGCGTCTTCATCGTATCCACAATATCAGGCGATCCCGCTTCAAAGACGGGACCTAGTATCCACTCATGGGTGACCAGAGGGACTTTCCTCACAAAATAGATCCTGTCCTTCTTCAAACTGGTCTTACCCCTCAATCGGGAACACTCACGGTGATCGCCCAATAACGGTATGCAGAGGGCGTCATCGCTCTCAGGTTCAACCGATACAGGCTCCCACGGCAGGGTCATCATCACAGCCCCCAAGGTCTTCTGTGAAGGCGAAAGGGCCTGGGTCTGGAGAAACTGAAAGAACAGTGTGGTCCCCTTGATCGTCTTGTAATCAAATAAAAGCCATTCTGAAAATACGTCTTCAGTAAGGCTGTCTGTTTCCACCGGGGCAAATCGCTTGGTAAAGATCATCTTCGCCCTGACGATTTCCCGGATATTTGGTTCGTGCCGACAGAACTCCTTGGCGGACTCATAAACCGCACGGGTCTGTTCCTCTGCTATCATTTGTTTACGGTGACGGTACTCCGTCAAATCCAGTAAACCTCTCTCTGCGTCCATTCTGCTCACCTATCCACTCGTTGTTCTCCCCGTCTGGTGAAACCCTTTGGTATAGTACCCCCGCGGGGATCATCTGAAACTGCCAGGAAAATAAAGAGGATCCTGTCAGTGACACATTCCAATCAAGTCACCAACAGGATACCACATATTACCTTATGCTTCCACTCAGACGAGCGTCTCCAGCTCTGTCTCGGAGATCAGCACATCCCTCGGCTTGCTTCCCCTTGCTTCAGAGATGATACCATTATTCTCCATCATTTCCATCAATCTCGCTGCACGGTTATAGCCGATACGGAAACGCCTCTGAAGAGAGGATGCCGAGGCTCCCCCCTGATCGACGACAAATTCACATGCTTCAAGGAATAATTCATCTTCTTCTTCCGTGACCTGTGCCTTTTTCAGGAGTTCATCCTGTTCGAAAAGATAATGGGGTGCACGCTGGTCCCTCACGTGGGAGATAATGTCATCGATTTCGTCATCGGAGACGAAGGTCCCTTGCAGCCGGACGGGCTTGGAAGACCCATTTTCCAAGAACAGCATATCTCCGCGCCCCAGCAGTCGTTCTGCTCCGCTTCCATCAATGATGGTTCGTGAATCGACGGCAGATGAGACGGAGAAGGCGACCCTGGTCGGTACGTTGGCTTTGATCAGACCGGTAATGACATCGACTGAAGGCCTCTGGGTCGCAATGATGAGATGGATCCCGCACGCCCTAGCTTTTTGGGCGATGCGACAGATGGCCTCTTCCACATCTGCAGGCGACATCA from Rossellomorea marisflavi includes the following:
- a CDS encoding cell division protein FtsA, whose amino-acid sequence is MVKKNQKIFALDIGTRSVVGIIMEEMDDHFQVSDILIEEHRERAMLDGQIHDVPAVAAVITSIKSRLEDAHGPLRKVCVAAAGRALRTETASITSSIKGKPLLKKDDVLHLEFGAVQEAQAKAAGDDAGHHYYCVGYSVLYYRLDGEEIGSLIDQQGDEASVEIIATFLPRVVVDSLLAALQRSGLELEALTLEPIAAINVLIPQSMRRLNVALVDVGAGTSDVALTNHGTVTAYGMVPTAGDEITEALSRELLLDFPLAEKAKRQLHDSPSIEVTDILGFETVIPSDEVLRRIGASIERLAKEISDEILRLNNMKAPQAVMLVGGGSLTPGLPTKLASVLGLPENRAAVRGVEAIQRVKLQGHMLKGPELVTPIGIAIAARETPVQYVTVDVNGHAVRMFEVKNLTVGDCILSAGVKVQELHGKPGKAISVTVNGQTLSLPGSPGEPPSLFKNDQACSFDEGVGNQDRLLVEKGRDGDEPVVTIGELMDEGSGKRVYLQERELILEPDIMLNGVPSGKETVLKDGDIVDITFIETIADALSQLGYHDWISSLRPFHLSLNGKETYFPAFNGKMLRNGQEVKPTAMVHHLDRLTFEAPAQPTLGLLLNKKKMLLTKSITISFNGEDVTLEKVFTTVKRNGAELSGKDLVFSGDELTVQESEESPFIFQDVFNFVEIDMPKNTRGSFLLLRNKLETTFFDEIRDGDLLEIVWPEIKVR
- a CDS encoding OmpA family protein; this encodes MVTFSDMVTLILVFFILLFSMSQIDKGKFESIVDSFQGASIIPDGSTSDLDVVLKNVKAYLKEHDMEDGIKAERTDRGVVLVLQEQALFETGDAEVLDSAFPFLDMVAGLLEELPNKVDVEGHTDNRPISTYRYPSNWELSTARASSVIRYLVNENGLDPERFIAIGYGDTMPVEPNDSDAHMQKNRRVEIIVTDPAYKEN
- a CDS encoding bifunctional 3-deoxy-7-phosphoheptulonate synthase/chorismate mutase, with amino-acid sequence MSNQELDQLRNQVDELNLKLLDIINERAKLVQEIGRVKETQGVYRFDPVRERGMLNLIKENNDGPLKDSTVEHIFKEIFKAGLELQKDDHSKALLVSRKKKPEDTIVNINGEAIGDGNPHFVFGPCAVESYEQVAEVAKAVKAKGLKLLRGGAFKPRTSPYDFQGLGMEGLKILKRVADEYGLAVISEIVNPADIEQAVEYIDVIQIGARNMQNFELLKAAGAVKKPVLLKRGLSATIEEFINAAEYIISQGNGDIILCERGIRTYEKATRNTLDISAVPILKQETHLPVFVDVTHSTGRRDLLLPTAKAALAIGADGVMAEVHPDPAVALSDSAQQMDLDQFDTFYNEVFKGRTITV
- the ccpA gene encoding catabolite control protein A is translated as MNVTIYDVAREANVSMATVSRVVNGNPNVKPATRKKVLEVIDRLGYRPNAVARGLASKKTTTVGVIIPDISNIFYAELARGIEDIATMYKYNIILSNSDQNAEKELHLLNTLLGKQVDGILFLGGHISEEHVQEFERSPVPIVLAGAVEETNKVPSVNIDYKAATYDAVKDLLDKGHERIGFVSGPFHDTINMKFKLEGYREALAQAGIEYNDELVIEGEYTYDSGLEAWQKFSELSDKPTAVFVGNDETALGVVHGAQDAGVSIPDEVEIISFDNTRLALMVRPQLTSVVQPLYDIGAVAMRLLTKYMNKETVDEAAVVLPHRIEYRNSTK
- the motP gene encoding flagellar motor protein MotP, yielding MKKLDMLTPLGVVLGIVFVGVAILTNAGPDSFASFINIPSILVVIGGLIGAMLVSFSFSELKQLGRVMGESFKVQEHDTQDLISTFVSLSDKARREGLLSLETEVEEIKDPFIRKGVLLAVDGIESDVITDILNTEIIALEERHRKNKRLLDKAGEYAPAWGMIGTLIGLVLMLQNLSDPSSLGPNMAVALLTTLYGTLLANLVFIPMASKLAMKTEKEVFMKQIVIEAVMGLQSGQNPRVLEEKLTVFLSGEELTTYRLKERDSVDEA
- a CDS encoding YtxH domain-containing protein, whose product is MNSTRTRSRSGKLMKGIMLGAAVGGAIAMLDSGTRRRVATKTTSWKDSTMGMVDRVREDPSGVMNDWQGRLKSASAVLKDAINDAQSLYERVSDDIIEPVKEQSSELIASTKDAAEDLQEIGMKVKEAGEEIKEDEGAPTASSDQESIHPVDRPSPVPGKIGS
- the ytxJ gene encoding bacillithiol system redox-active protein YtxJ yields the protein MKKIETVQEFENLAESQPRFFFMKHSLTCPISGNAFNEYQSFLNKHGEEEGYYLAVQESKELSNHIAEKFGIKHESPQAFLFIDGKPGWNASHWNITETELDKL